The window AGCAGTCCGTGCCTTTGGAGGCTCTGATCGCGATGTGTTGCTGAAGGCTGAACTTCCCTATGCCATGCCACAAATCATGGCGGGCTTGAACCAGACCATCATGCTTGCCCTGTCCATGGTTGTGATCGCAGCCCTCGTCGGAGCAGATGGCCTGGGTGTTCCCGTTGTGCGCGCCCTCAATCAGGTAAATACAAGTCTTGGCTTCGAAAGTGGTTTCATCATTGTTGTTGTCGCCATCATCCTTGACCGAGTTCTGAACAGGAAGCGCGAACAGTGACCACTGCAATCAAATTTGACAATGTTTCCATCGTGTTTGGAGACAAGCCAGAGACTGCTCTGCCTTTGATGGATCAGGGGCTGGATCGAACCGCAGTTCAGGAACAAACAGATCAGGTCATGGGCGTTCATAATTGCTCATTTGACGTTCATGAAGGTGAGATCTTTGTTCTGATGGGACTATCCGGCTCAGGCAAATCGACTCTCCTACGGGGCGTGAATGCCCTGAACCCGGTCGTTCGTGGTGCCGTTCATGTCAACAATGGCGGTACGCTCACAAATGTCACCGAAGCGTCTACACAGGAATTGCGTCATATCCGCAGCCAAAGTGTTGCCATGGTCTTTCAGCAATTCGGCCTGCTCCCTTGGCGTAGCGTCGTCGAAAATGTCAGCCTGGGCCTGGAACTGTCTGGCATGGGCAAGAAGCGAAGGCGGGAAATTGCCATCGAGCAGCTCGCCCTTGTGGGGCTGGAAGACTGGGCAGACAATATGGTCTCCGAATTGTCTGGCGGCATGCAACAGCGTGTTGGTCTGGCCCGTGCCTTTGCTACAGAAGCGCCAATTCTGTTGATGGACGAACCGTTTTCTGCCCTTGACCCTCTCATCCGAAACAAGTTGCAAGACGAGTTGCTGGATCTGCAGGCCAAACTGAAACGGACGATCCTGTTTGTCAGCCACGATCTGGATGAAGCCTTCAAACTCGGCAACCGTATTGCCATCCTGGAAGGCGGTCATATTGCCCAGATTGGCACGCCACGTGAAATCTTTGCCAAGCCTGCAGATGACTATGTGCAGGACTTCGTGGCCCACATGAACCCACTCGGCATTCTTCGTGCCAGCGACGCCATGAACAAGACGCACTCAGATAGCTACGAGCAAACAGTGAAGACTGAAGCTCTACTGGCAGACATTCTCGATACAATCGCAGACAACGATCAACCAGTCGGTGTTGTGAAAGGGGATAAAGTCGTTGGCGAGCTGACCCGAAGAAAAGTTCTTCGCTTCCTTGCCGGACATCTGAGTGATGACGGATAGCTTTATCACCCAGTTGTAATTTGGCAAAAGGGCCGGAAACAAGCTGTTTCCGGCCCTTTTCATATCTTGATTTATGCAGTCTTGGCTCGTCCCTGCATCATGGCCAATGTCAGAATTGCCACCACGATAAGTGATCCAATGGTAATTGCTATCCAACTGTTGGAAATCAGGATCAGACCAGCAAGTGTCAGCAAGATCTTCTCTGCCAGCACAAGATCCCGTCCCCAATACCCAATATAAGCTGCAGATAATGCAATGATGGCCAATATGCCGCTCACCAACGCCAGGACAAACTCTGTTGCCGAGAAATCGACAAACAGAAGACTTGGCGCATAAATGAACATGAACGGCACCAATGCTTTACCCATGGAAAGACGGAAAGCCGTTGTACCAGTTCGCATAGGGTCGGCACGAGATAATCCGGCAGCGGCATAGGCCGCCAAGGCAACCGGTGGCGTCACATCCGCAAGCACACCAAAATAGAACACGAAGAAGTGGGTCGCGATCAATGGCACATCAAACTCGGTCAATGCAGGTGCTGCGATTGAAGCAAGGATGATATAGGTCGGCGTTGTAGGAATGCCTGCCCCCATCAAGATACAGGCAATGGCAACTAAGCAAAGACCGAAGAACAAAGCAATGGACTTCTCAGACAGCAACCCCGTGAAATCAAGAGCTGTGACATAGGCTGCCAAATCATAGGCCAGCTGAACAACTGCAGCTGAAAATTTGAAGCCAAGCCCGGTCAGGGTCGTGATGCCAAGAAGGAACCCGACACAAGCACAGGCAGCACCAATTGCCAGAGCAAATTTTGCACCATCTTCAAAGCCGATAACCAGACGTCTTGGTGTCAGCACGGAATGCAGATCCATGTCGCGATTGCCCATTTTATGAGCAAACAAAGGTACATAAGAGAATGCGATTGTCAGCAGGATACCCCAGAAAGCAGCCAAAAACGGCGTATATTGCATCAAGAGCAATGCCACCATGACACCCAGCGGAATGAGCAGGTGCCAGGAACGTTTCAGAACTGCCGCCAATTGCGGGATCTTGTCTGAGGACATTCCGGCCAGCCCGAGCCGCTTGGATTCCAGATGAACCATGACCAGAATTGCCAGATAATGGAAGGCAGCAGGAATGATCGCAATGAGAATGATCTCATTATAGGGTACACCCAGCATTTCCGTCATCACGAAGGCCGAAGCCCCCATGATCGGCGGTGTCACTTGTCCACCACAAGAAGCTGATGCTTCAACCGCACCGGCAAAGCGCCCGGAAAAACCCATCTTCTTCATCAAAGGGATCGTAAATGCACCCGTTGTAACCGTATTGGCAATCGGCGAGCCGGAGATCATCCCAAAGAAGCCTGAAGACACAACCGATACCTTTGCACTGCCACCTGACTGGCGACCGGCAATGATGGTTGCAAGGTCGATGAAGAGCTGACCAAGCCCGCTCATCTGAGCCAGAATACCAAACAACACGAAGTGGAAGACATAGGTCGCAACAACGCCGACAGCCACACCATAGATACCTTCTGTACCCACGAACAAGTGATTGATGATACGATCAATCCCATAGCCACGATGCGCCAGAATGCCGGGCATGTAGGGCCCGAACATGGCATAGAGAACACAGAATGCACCGATATAGGCAAGCGTTGGCCCCATGGTACGGCGTGTGGCTTCCAGCGTCATGATGATGGCAATCAAGCCCATCATATATTCTTGCGGTCGAGGCTCGCCCACATT is drawn from Cohaesibacter gelatinilyticus and contains these coding sequences:
- the choV gene encoding choline ABC transporter ATP-binding protein codes for the protein MTTAIKFDNVSIVFGDKPETALPLMDQGLDRTAVQEQTDQVMGVHNCSFDVHEGEIFVLMGLSGSGKSTLLRGVNALNPVVRGAVHVNNGGTLTNVTEASTQELRHIRSQSVAMVFQQFGLLPWRSVVENVSLGLELSGMGKKRRREIAIEQLALVGLEDWADNMVSELSGGMQQRVGLARAFATEAPILLMDEPFSALDPLIRNKLQDELLDLQAKLKRTILFVSHDLDEAFKLGNRIAILEGGHIAQIGTPREIFAKPADDYVQDFVAHMNPLGILRASDAMNKTHSDSYEQTVKTEALLADILDTIADNDQPVGVVKGDKVVGELTRRKVLRFLAGHLSDDG
- a CDS encoding TRAP transporter permease, which codes for MSTQPSQTAQSDSELSPDEIEAMIKEYDSESNFRNLLGPVAILVTIASVTLSLFHLYTAGFGLLNEVMHRTVHLAFVMGLVFLVFPRKRAEPTAAIWRSSILFAAFYLFLIFDLFDQLPDSTTTYVFSAAMVGLTILTLPIKGRGKASHKIALRDWLFAALGASFSAYLAVFFKDIFIVNVGEPRPQEYMMGLIAIIMTLEATRRTMGPTLAYIGAFCVLYAMFGPYMPGILAHRGYGIDRIINHLFVGTEGIYGVAVGVVATYVFHFVLFGILAQMSGLGQLFIDLATIIAGRQSGGSAKVSVVSSGFFGMISGSPIANTVTTGAFTIPLMKKMGFSGRFAGAVEASASCGGQVTPPIMGASAFVMTEMLGVPYNEIILIAIIPAAFHYLAILVMVHLESKRLGLAGMSSDKIPQLAAVLKRSWHLLIPLGVMVALLLMQYTPFLAAFWGILLTIAFSYVPLFAHKMGNRDMDLHSVLTPRRLVIGFEDGAKFALAIGAACACVGFLLGITTLTGLGFKFSAAVVQLAYDLAAYVTALDFTGLLSEKSIALFFGLCLVAIACILMGAGIPTTPTYIILASIAAPALTEFDVPLIATHFFVFYFGVLADVTPPVALAAYAAAGLSRADPMRTGTTAFRLSMGKALVPFMFIYAPSLLFVDFSATEFVLALVSGILAIIALSAAYIGYWGRDLVLAEKILLTLAGLILISNSWIAITIGSLIVVAILTLAMMQGRAKTA